One region of Eretmochelys imbricata isolate rEreImb1 chromosome 2, rEreImb1.hap1, whole genome shotgun sequence genomic DNA includes:
- the VPS4B gene encoding vacuolar protein sorting-associated protein 4B has product MAASSNLQKAIDLASKAAQEDKAGNYEEALRLYQHAVQYFLHVIKYEAQGDKAKQSIRTKCTEYLDRAEKLKEYLKKKEKAPPKPVKESGPSDEKGTDSDGEGESDDPEKKKLQNQLQGAIVMERPNVKWSDVAGLEGAKEALKEAVILPIKFPHLFTGKRTPWRGILLFGPPGTGKSFLAKAVATEANNSTFFSVSSSDLVSKWLGESEKLVKNLFQLARENKPSIIFIDEIDSLCGSRSENESEAARRIKTEFLVQMQGVGVDNEGILVLGATNIPWVLDSAIRRRFEKRIYIPLPEDHGRTAMFKLHLGSTPNSLTESDYRDLGKRTDGYSGADISIIVRDALMQPVRKVQSATHFKKVRAPSLTNPNILVEDMLTPCSPGDPNAIEMTWMDVPGDKLLEPVVSMGDMLRSLASTKPTVNEQDLEKLKKFTEDFGQEG; this is encoded by the exons ATGGCTGCGTCATCCAACCTGCAG AAAGCAATAGACCTTGCTAGCAAGGCAGCACAAGAAGACAAAGCAGGAAACTATGAGGAAGCACTCCGCTTGTACCAACATGCTGTGCAGTATTTTCTCCATGTAATTAAAT aTGAAGCACAGGGTGATAAAGCAAAACAAAGTATCAGAACGAAGTGTACAGAATATCTGGACAGAGCAGAAAAACTGAAGGAatatctgaaaaagaaagagaaagctcCACCAAAGCCAGTGAAAGAGTCTGGTCCATCTGATGAAAAAGG GACTGAcagtgatggggaaggagagtCTGATGATCCTGAAAAAAAGAAACTGCAAAATCAACTTCAAG GTGCCATTGTTATGGAGCGACCAAATGTAAAGTGGAGTGATGTTGCTGGTCTTGAAGGAGCCAAAGAAGCGCTTAAAGAGGCAGTGATATTGCCCATTAAATTTCCTCATCTGTTTACAG GAAAGAGAACACCTTGGAGAGGAATTCTTCTTTTTGGGCCACCAGGAACAGGAAAATCTTTCTTGGCAAAAGCTGTGGCAACAGAAGCCAACAACTCTACATTCTTCTCAGTATCCTCCTCTGACCTTGTCTCAAAATGGTTAGGAGAGAGTGAAAA attAGTGAAAAATTTATTCCAGCTTGCCAGAGAAAACAAACCTTCTATTATCTTCATTGATGAGATAGACTCTCTGTGTGGATCAAGAAGTGAGAATGAAAGTGAGGCTGCTAGACGAATTAAAACAGAATTCCTAGTTCAGATGCAAG GGGTTGGTGTAGACAATGAAGGAATCTTGGTTTTGGGAGCTACAAACATACCCTGGGTTCTGGATTCTGCTATCAGGAGAAG gtttgAGAAGCGTATTTATATTCCTTTGCCTGAGGACCATGGTAGGACTGCTATGTTTAAGCTTCACCTTGGGAGCACCCCAAACAGCCTGACAGAATCAGACTATCGAGATCTTGGAAAGAGAACGGATGGCTATTCTGGTGCTGACATAAGCATCATTGTTCGCGATGCACTGATGCAGCCTGTTAGGAAAGTGCAATCAGCCACTCACTTTAAAAAA gTCAGAGCACCATCACTGACTAATCCAAATATTTTGGTAGAAGATATGCTTACTCCGTGCTCACCAGGTGATCCTAATGCCATTGAAATGACCTGGATGGATGTCCCAGGGGATAAGCTGTTGGAGCCTGTTGTTTCCATg